In Paraburkholderia terrae, a genomic segment contains:
- the ligD gene encoding DNA ligase D, which translates to MASSRNAISPPLSRYHKKRDFLVTPEPPASSAIASDKAGKPGFVVQKHWASRLHYDFRLELNGILLSWAVPKGPCYDPKEKRMAIHVEDHPVDYASFEGTIPKPQYGAGTVIVWDHGTWEPIGDPVKGMEAGKLVFRLHGEKLAGLWELVRISKADDRQDQWMFFKKRDEWSRPLVEYDVIKALPDSVIANPLGMVEDREARSARPAGDAEPEVDLSAAARASMPAKLEPQLATLATSLPTSGDWIIESKLDGYRLLARIDKGRVRLLTRGGHDWTTKFPALETELSDLPLSSGWLDGEITILKDGLPNFSALQTAIDGRANQDIVYFLFDLMYLDGEDLRNVPLWSRRARLAQLLEDAGEQLRFSPNFEAPPAQVFEAAARLGLEGLMLKRRDAPYESGRTRTWLKAKARLRQELIVCGFTGRGGKSGEVGSLLLGYYVGDKLHDAGSVGTGWDSRTAQDLWRRLIPLKTDATPFDVEAAKARRWSRRAAGSEWWVQPTLVAEVEFAEWTTDGVVRQASFKGLRLDKPAGSVVREGGKTQAPEFLPELKITHPERIVDSSVGVTKADLVRYYASVAGWMLPHLKDRPVAMVRAPSGIAGELFFQKHAERTAMPGLRAHDRELWPKHPPLLTVDTVDALLSAAQMNVVEFHTWNSTASKLDNPDRVIFDLDPGEGVKWSSVLEAAILVRALLSELGLKAWLKTSGGKGLHVVVPLNARLDYGKVKVFSQTFVRHLATTIPERFSAISGSSNRVGKVYVDYLRNGMGQTTAAAFSARARPGMGVSMPVSWEQLTELKSGAQWNVQTAREYLSFQSRDPWSDYWSSAQSLASAIKRLR; encoded by the coding sequence ATGGCCTCTTCCCGCAACGCAATATCCCCACCTCTGTCTCGCTACCACAAAAAGCGGGACTTCCTTGTCACGCCTGAGCCGCCTGCGTCAAGCGCGATCGCATCCGACAAGGCTGGAAAACCAGGATTCGTCGTGCAAAAGCATTGGGCAAGCAGGCTGCATTATGACTTCCGCCTGGAACTCAATGGTATCTTGCTGTCGTGGGCCGTACCGAAAGGGCCTTGTTACGATCCGAAAGAAAAGCGCATGGCCATACACGTCGAAGACCATCCTGTCGACTATGCAAGCTTTGAAGGCACCATTCCCAAACCACAATACGGCGCTGGCACAGTCATCGTCTGGGACCACGGCACCTGGGAGCCAATCGGTGACCCGGTCAAAGGAATGGAGGCTGGCAAGCTAGTCTTCCGGCTTCACGGTGAGAAACTCGCAGGGCTTTGGGAACTGGTGCGCATATCGAAGGCGGATGACAGGCAAGACCAGTGGATGTTTTTCAAAAAACGTGATGAATGGTCCCGTCCGCTTGTGGAGTACGACGTCATCAAGGCGCTCCCTGATAGTGTCATCGCAAATCCGCTTGGGATGGTTGAAGATCGCGAGGCAAGGTCTGCCAGACCTGCAGGTGACGCCGAACCGGAAGTCGACCTGTCCGCAGCAGCGCGCGCATCGATGCCGGCAAAGCTCGAGCCGCAGCTTGCGACCTTGGCAACCTCGCTGCCGACGAGCGGCGACTGGATTATTGAAAGCAAACTAGATGGTTACCGCCTGCTCGCTCGCATTGACAAGGGTCGCGTACGGCTCTTGACGCGAGGCGGGCACGACTGGACAACAAAATTTCCGGCGCTCGAGACGGAGCTGAGTGACCTGCCACTCTCAAGCGGGTGGCTGGACGGCGAAATCACCATACTGAAAGACGGCTTGCCGAACTTTTCCGCGCTTCAGACTGCGATTGATGGGCGAGCCAACCAGGACATCGTCTATTTCCTGTTCGACCTGATGTACCTCGATGGGGAGGACCTGAGGAACGTGCCGCTGTGGTCGAGGCGCGCGCGGCTGGCGCAACTGCTTGAAGATGCAGGCGAGCAGCTACGGTTTAGTCCGAACTTCGAGGCACCACCAGCGCAAGTGTTCGAAGCGGCCGCCAGACTAGGTCTTGAAGGGCTGATGCTGAAACGGCGCGACGCGCCGTACGAGTCTGGAAGGACGCGGACGTGGTTGAAAGCGAAAGCGCGATTGCGTCAGGAGCTAATCGTCTGCGGATTCACCGGGCGCGGCGGGAAGTCCGGGGAAGTCGGCAGCCTGCTGCTGGGCTATTACGTTGGAGACAAACTTCATGACGCCGGAAGCGTCGGTACCGGCTGGGACTCACGAACCGCACAAGATCTCTGGCGCCGCCTGATTCCGTTAAAGACGGATGCCACGCCATTCGATGTGGAAGCCGCAAAGGCGCGCCGGTGGTCAAGACGCGCAGCCGGGAGCGAATGGTGGGTTCAACCGACATTGGTCGCCGAGGTCGAGTTCGCCGAATGGACGACGGACGGCGTCGTCCGGCAAGCGTCGTTCAAGGGACTGCGCCTCGACAAACCTGCGGGCAGCGTCGTCCGCGAGGGAGGCAAGACGCAGGCGCCCGAGTTTCTGCCCGAACTGAAAATCACTCATCCCGAGCGAATCGTTGACTCTTCGGTCGGCGTCACGAAGGCAGACCTCGTCCGCTACTATGCGAGCGTCGCGGGATGGATGCTTCCCCACCTGAAAGACAGGCCGGTAGCGATGGTCCGTGCTCCGTCAGGCATCGCCGGCGAACTCTTCTTTCAAAAGCATGCGGAGCGAACCGCTATGCCCGGTCTGAGAGCGCACGACCGCGAGCTGTGGCCAAAGCATCCGCCATTGCTGACCGTAGACACCGTGGACGCGTTGCTGTCGGCGGCGCAAATGAACGTTGTTGAGTTTCACACGTGGAACTCGACTGCCAGCAAACTCGACAACCCTGACCGTGTCATCTTCGACCTCGATCCCGGTGAGGGAGTGAAATGGAGCAGCGTTCTGGAGGCTGCAATCCTTGTGCGGGCGTTGCTCTCGGAACTGGGGCTCAAGGCTTGGCTCAAGACCAGCGGCGGCAAGGGACTGCACGTCGTGGTGCCGCTTAACGCCCGGTTGGACTATGGGAAAGTGAAAGTGTTTTCGCAGACCTTCGTCCGGCACCTCGCGACAACAATTCCCGAACGTTTTTCGGCCATTTCCGGTTCCTCGAACCGGGTTGGCAAAGTCTACGTGGACTACTTGCGTAACGGGATGGGCCAGACTACCGCCGCAGCGTTCTCAGCTCGCGCCAGACCAGGGATGGGTGTATCGATGCCCGTCTCGTGGGAGCAGCTCACCGAACTCAAGAGCGGTGCACAATGGAATGTTCAGACGGCACGCGAGTATCTCAGCTTCCAGTCGCGGGATCCCTGGTCAGACTATTGGTCGAGCGCCCAATCGCTGGCTTCCGCGATAAAACGCCTAAGGTAA
- a CDS encoding TnsA endonuclease N-terminal domain-containing protein, giving the protein MTEKLISRWVREGRGTGHGQTYKPWLEVFDFSSLGRVQRIYSAKYGRTLHLMSDVESHTFFALEWSRRVTDVREQFPLDRDSTLETADKLRIRHPHYPGTNVATVITVDFVVDVTDNDQHGFEAIDCKRTEDAENPRAIEKLQIAHACLAGMHIPHHLVFHSELPMQRIRNIEWMRGGLIKSGEKEEYPGAIRERSLIMAYELSHSARNMPLNEYCAGFEVRHGMRNGEGLRVAKLLLYERVLLCDLSNPNLACAPLRSFRCVRAADGHRANGAE; this is encoded by the coding sequence ATGACCGAAAAATTGATTTCTCGCTGGGTGCGCGAAGGGCGTGGTACGGGCCATGGACAGACGTATAAGCCTTGGCTTGAGGTGTTTGACTTCAGTTCGCTCGGGCGCGTCCAGCGAATCTACAGCGCCAAGTATGGGCGCACTCTCCACCTGATGTCCGACGTCGAGTCCCACACATTCTTCGCACTCGAGTGGTCGAGGCGAGTTACCGATGTGCGTGAACAGTTTCCACTGGACCGAGACTCGACCCTTGAAACCGCTGACAAATTGAGGATACGGCACCCTCACTATCCAGGGACAAATGTCGCAACGGTCATAACCGTCGATTTCGTCGTTGACGTCACGGACAACGATCAGCACGGTTTCGAAGCGATCGACTGCAAACGAACCGAGGACGCCGAAAATCCTCGCGCAATCGAAAAACTTCAGATCGCACATGCCTGTCTTGCGGGCATGCATATCCCGCATCACCTCGTCTTTCACTCAGAATTGCCCATGCAAAGAATCAGAAATATCGAGTGGATGCGGGGTGGGCTTATCAAATCTGGTGAGAAGGAGGAGTATCCTGGCGCCATCCGGGAGAGATCGCTCATCATGGCGTATGAGCTGAGCCACTCAGCTCGCAACATGCCACTTAACGAATACTGCGCGGGATTTGAGGTGCGTCACGGCATGCGCAATGGTGAAGGTTTGCGCGTTGCCAAACTCCTGCTGTATGAACGGGTGCTTCTTTGCGATCTCAGCAACCCGAATTTGGCCTGTGCGCCCTTGCGCAGTTTTCGATGCGTCCGCGCCGCCGATGGTCATCGAGCCAATGGAGCTGAGTGA
- a CDS encoding Mu transposase C-terminal domain-containing protein — MLPFPASANTVEPIVSLDPACAPVKNDLLESAEGTRFRVLAITPDDVVWTLNLTVSHCWPQRCSYEALCHAIRNKEFTISSTKVGAQPAFHSQRAEARQKSAWEIIEPLVSDPAILDANTRGAMVRHRAEETGKSKTTINRYLQMFWRGGQSMCALIPDFASIGAAQRSGTHGRGRRPKGGRYKIYQMNAEIDTPQIVDAIEKHYLKHEVPTLADTFVKLLRERYSYLDGDGASFLKPHGERPTYRQFCSVFKQTFSYETVLRRKKGDRDFERDHNQSITGALFEALCVGHIYEIDATIADVWLVAKDNRARIIGKPTLYLIYDRFSRLCVGFYAGLERPGWEAAMQAILSIAEDKAAFCNKHGVPYDPADWPAQGMFPQKFLGDRDEMLSHNSSCICDGMECTVANTRALSPQNKGTVECGFKLIHASIAADTPGYDPPRNAKRRRGKHYDVDASLTLDEFVALIVAAIIKHNRSQMPHYDISPAMILRGCPPIPRRIWADDLRNGAGALSRYSEDYLRLQLLPRATATVCREGVCFSGCYYTCDELQKRGWFIKAANQGVWRVPISYDRRLGDNIVVHDVRNRRQSYVCKLTKRCKRYEGYSFAEIKYVQHVLESARMDGADEDLQHRANLQQIASSISKPARATATVASKGKSRASRKANIVADRNFERSMRRKEEAAIDQLTPPISCSASLRESGSESLKQVRPRKIACERRVSTQSQPSERYEAPDDYRNAVIKAQEKGTTIFAQLLAMGAVCDLDELLKLG; from the coding sequence ATGCTGCCCTTCCCCGCGTCAGCGAATACCGTTGAACCTATTGTCTCTCTGGATCCAGCCTGCGCTCCCGTCAAAAACGATCTGCTCGAAAGCGCTGAAGGCACGCGCTTTCGGGTACTAGCCATCACACCAGACGACGTGGTCTGGACTCTCAATCTGACCGTCTCGCATTGCTGGCCACAGCGCTGCTCGTACGAAGCGCTCTGCCATGCGATCAGGAATAAAGAATTCACCATATCTTCGACTAAGGTCGGCGCCCAACCTGCTTTTCATTCGCAGCGTGCCGAAGCACGTCAGAAATCCGCTTGGGAAATCATCGAGCCCCTGGTCAGCGATCCCGCAATCCTCGACGCTAACACGCGAGGTGCTATGGTCAGACATCGTGCCGAGGAAACAGGAAAGTCCAAGACCACCATCAACCGATACCTGCAAATGTTTTGGCGGGGCGGTCAGTCGATGTGTGCGCTGATTCCAGATTTTGCCAGCATCGGGGCTGCTCAACGAAGTGGTACCCACGGTCGTGGCCGAAGACCGAAAGGTGGTCGATACAAAATCTATCAAATGAACGCAGAGATCGATACGCCGCAAATCGTCGATGCGATCGAGAAGCACTATCTCAAGCACGAGGTACCGACGCTCGCGGATACCTTCGTGAAGTTGCTACGCGAGCGATATTCATATCTCGATGGAGATGGGGCCAGTTTTCTTAAGCCTCATGGCGAACGACCCACGTACAGGCAGTTCTGTAGCGTATTCAAACAGACCTTCTCATACGAGACCGTCCTGCGGCGCAAAAAGGGCGACAGGGACTTCGAACGCGATCACAATCAGAGCATCACGGGTGCCCTGTTCGAAGCGCTCTGCGTCGGCCACATCTACGAGATCGATGCGACCATTGCTGATGTGTGGTTGGTTGCAAAAGACAACCGCGCCAGGATCATCGGCAAGCCTACCCTGTACCTGATTTATGACAGATTCAGTCGACTATGCGTGGGCTTTTACGCGGGATTGGAGCGTCCTGGATGGGAAGCAGCAATGCAGGCAATTTTGAGCATCGCTGAGGACAAGGCTGCGTTCTGCAACAAGCATGGCGTACCCTATGACCCAGCGGATTGGCCCGCACAGGGGATGTTTCCTCAAAAATTCCTGGGCGACCGCGACGAGATGCTTTCGCACAACAGCAGCTGCATCTGTGATGGCATGGAATGCACCGTTGCAAACACCCGGGCTCTGTCACCCCAGAACAAAGGCACTGTTGAATGTGGATTCAAGTTGATCCATGCGTCCATCGCGGCAGACACCCCTGGATATGATCCGCCCCGAAACGCAAAGCGGCGTCGGGGCAAGCACTATGATGTCGACGCCAGCCTGACACTTGATGAGTTTGTTGCGCTGATCGTGGCCGCCATCATCAAGCACAATCGCAGCCAGATGCCACACTACGACATTTCGCCAGCCATGATCCTGCGAGGCTGTCCCCCGATACCTCGACGAATATGGGCCGACGATCTTCGCAACGGGGCGGGCGCTCTATCACGCTATTCCGAGGACTATCTTCGCCTGCAGTTACTCCCCCGTGCCACAGCGACAGTGTGCCGGGAAGGCGTTTGCTTCAGCGGATGTTATTACACATGTGATGAGCTTCAGAAGCGCGGCTGGTTCATCAAGGCTGCAAACCAAGGCGTGTGGAGGGTACCGATCTCGTACGACCGTCGTCTGGGCGACAACATCGTCGTCCACGATGTCCGTAATCGTCGTCAATCGTATGTGTGCAAACTGACCAAACGGTGCAAACGTTACGAAGGGTATTCGTTCGCCGAAATCAAGTACGTCCAACACGTGCTTGAATCGGCTCGCATGGACGGCGCGGACGAAGACCTGCAACACCGCGCAAATCTTCAACAGATCGCCTCCTCCATCTCCAAGCCAGCACGAGCGACCGCCACGGTAGCCTCAAAAGGAAAATCCCGGGCATCGAGAAAAGCCAATATTGTCGCTGATCGAAATTTCGAGCGATCAATGCGGCGCAAAGAAGAAGCGGCGATCGATCAGCTAACCCCACCGATTTCATGCTCTGCTTCACTGCGCGAAAGCGGCTCAGAGTCGCTCAAGCAGGTCAGACCGCGAAAAATTGCCTGCGAAAGGCGAGTTTCCACGCAATCGCAGCCGTCTGAACGTTATGAAGCTCCTGACGATTATCGGAACGCCGTCATAAAGGCGCAGGAGAAGGGAACGACCATCTTCGCTCAGTTGCTAGCAATGGGCGCGGTCTGTGATTTGGATGAACTTCTCAAGCTCGGCTAG